Part of the Leptolyngbyaceae cyanobacterium genome is shown below.
GCGCTAATTTTTGGGAAATTTGCGTGCCGATATTGCGATCGTCTACAAAAATTAGCCAGCGCGATGCAGGCGAATTATTCTTCGCTGTTAGGGAAGAACGCTTCCAAGAAGGAATGTAAAACCAATCAGAAATATCTGATTTTTTAGTAATAGCATATTCAGACTTTTTCAATTGTTTTTGTGGCTCAATCCAATAACGTTGTCGCTCAAATGGATAAGTTGGTAACGGTAATCTATAGCGTTTTTCGCCGCTATAAAATCCAGACCAATCTATTTTGATACCTGCCAACCAAAGTTTACCCAAAGCCTTGAGTAAAAATGCTACATCCGAGTCATTTTCTTGAGGATGACGCATTGATGTTATTGTTACTTGTGCTGCTTCGGAATGACGTTTGACAAAGGTAGTTAATGTTCTGCCTGGGCCAACTTCTAACAACACTTGTCCTGGTTCTTTGAGTAATGTAGAAATTCCTTCACTAAATCTTACAGTTTGGCGCAAATGTTTCGCCCAATAGTGAGGATCTGTCGCTTCTTTTTCGGTAATCCAATTACCTGTAACATTGGAAATAAAAGGAAGTTGCGGCGGATTTAATTTGACTTGTTTTACTATTTCGATAAACGGTTCTAAAATCGGTGATATCATCGCCGAATGGAAAGCATGGGAAGTATGCAAGCGGCGACAATTAATTCCTTGAGAAGTTAGTTTAACTTCTAAATTATCGATCGCTTCATAAGTACCGGAAACTACACATAAAGCCGAACTATTACTCGCCGCTAAAGATAATTCCTCACTCAAAAATTCCTCAACATCTTTTGCGGGTAAGGAAACTGCCAACATCGCACCTCCAGGCATTGTTTGCATTAATTTCCCTCGCATTGCTACCAGTTTTAAAGCATCTTCCAGGGAGAAAACACCAGCCAAACAAGCCGCTACATATTCGCCAATACTATGACCGATGAATGCTTCAGGAGAAACGCCCCAAGATATCCATAATTTGGCTAAAGCATATTCAATTACAAATAAAACTGGTTGTACTAAAGCGGTATCTTCTAATGTTTGATTTTCTGATTCTTTGGGATAAATAATCGATCGCAAATCCAACCCTAAAACTGGTTGAATTAATTCGCAACAGCGATCGACTTCTTCTCGAAATACTGATTCAGTTTCATATAGTTCTCTTCCCATCCCAACATATTGAGAACCTTGTCCGGGGAACATGAAAACGATTGAACCTTCCCCTGATTCATGAAACTGTTTAAAAACTCTTTGCGGATCGAGAGATAAAAGTGCTTGCACGCCATCATTTACATCTTGGCAGACTACAACACGGCGATAATCAAAAGCACAACGCCCAACCTGTAAAGTATATGCCACATCTGCCAAATTTACATTTGGATTTTGCTTTAAATAAGCCGCTAAATTTCCGGTTGCCGTCTCTAATGCAGAATTAGTTTTAGCAGATAAAACTAACAGTTGATATTGTCTTTTTTGTAATCTTGAATCTTTGCGCCCAGTTTCTAAATTGGGTGCTTCTTCTAAGATAACGTGAGCATTTGTACCACCAATTCCAAAAGAACTAACACCCGCATAACGGGGGCTGGGCGCTTTCCATTCCGAGAGGGTATTGTTAACATAAAAAGGACTGTTTGCAAAATCAATTTGCGGGTTAGGTTTTTGGAAATGCAAACTAGGTGGAATTTGCTTATTTTTGAGAGCAAGAATAGTTTTAATTAAACCCGTAACTCCTGCTGCTGCATTTAAATGACCGATATTAGTTTTAACTGAACCGATAGCACAAAAGCCTTTTTTATTAGTTTTGATCCGAAAAGCTTGGGTGAGTGCAGCAACTTCAACGGGGTCGCCTAATGCAGTTCCCGTACCGTGTGTTTCGATGTAACTAATTTTTTCGGGTTCGATACCTGCTATAGCTTGTGCTTCTGCGATCGCATTTGCTTGTCCTTCCACACTCGGCGCGGTATATCCAACTTTTAAAGAACCATCATTGTTAATAGCAGAACCTTTAATAATGGCGTGGATATAATCGCCATCTGCGATCGCATCTTCTAATCTTTTTAAAACAACAATTCCGACTCCACTACCGCTAATTGTTCCCTGCGCTTGACCATCAAAAGCGCGACAGTGACCGTCAGGAGAGCCTATACCCCCTTCTTGATATAAATAACCTGCTTTTTGGGGTACAGAAATGGAAACGCCACCCGCCAGCGCCATGTCGCATTCACCTAATAGCAAACTTTGGCAAGCTAAATGCACCGCAACTAATGAAGTTGAACAAGCAGTTTGAACGGTGATTCCCGAACCTTTTAAGTTTAATTTGTAAGCAACTCTTGTAGTTAATAAATCTGCTTGATTGCCAAATTTCAGTTGTTCTAATCCAACGGATGCAACCAAATCGGGATTAGAAAATAAATTGAATAAAAAGTAAGTATTAACGCTGGCACCTGCATAAATTCCAATTCGACCTGGATAAGTTTCTGAATTGTAACCCGCACTTTCTAGCGCTTCCCATGCCGATTCTAAAAATAATCGCGATTGCGGGTCTATTAATTCCGCTTCTCTAGGGGAATATCCGAAAAATTTAGCATCAAATAATTCGATGTCTGCTAAAGTTCCATTAGCTTTAACATAGTTAGAATTTTTGATTAAGTTTCTATCTATCCTTTCATCTATTTCTTCTTCTGAAAAGAACGAAATAGACTCCACGCCATCTCGCAAGTTCTGCCAAAATTGCTCAATATTTTTAGCGCCAGGGAAACGACCGACCATGCCAACGATCGCTATTTTACTACTATCTTCTAATATCTCGTCATGATTCATTTTGAAATTTTTACCTCTTTTACTAAGTTTTAATTAGAGTTTTCAATGCTTTTTTCTCAACTGTTTTTGCCTTAATTCTTTTCGCAAATTTGCTCTGGCAGAACTTTGAGAAACCGCAGAAATTTGAGCATCTTCTTGTTGACTGATATATTTAGCCAGAGCGTTAATTGTGGGATGTTTAAATAGATCGCTAACTGCTATTGGTTTATTAAACGCTTCTCGCAATTTACTATGTAATTGAATCAGCAACAATGAATGTCCGCCAATATCGAAAAAATTGTCATAAATACCAACTTTTTCAACGTGAAGTAACTCTTGCCAAATCGATGCGATCGTACTTTCCACTTCATTTTGCGGCGGGACAAAATCACCCCTGAGTTCTGGTTGCAACCGTTCGGGAATTGGTAAAGATTTGCGGTCTATTTTCCCATTCGATGTCAACGGTAAAGCTTTGAGAAATACGAAGTTTGCCGGAACCATATATTCAGGCAATTTTTGTCTGACAAAATCCCGCAGATTATCAACTGAAAGGGTTTTTTCTCGATCGTTTTCTACCTGTGAAACGATGTATGCTACTAAACGCTGAACGCTTGGTTCATCTTCCCGTAACAAAACAACCGTCTCCCGCACTTCAGAATGCTGGCGGATAGTAGCTTCAATTTCTCCTAGTTCAATCCGAAAACCATGTAACTTAATTTGGTCGTCAACTCGACCTAAAAATTCTAATATGCCATCCGGTCTAAACCTTGCTAAATCTCCAGTTTTATAAAGTTTTGAGTTTAACATCGAAAAATTGTCTTTTATAAATTTTTCGGCGGTTAATTCTGGTTGATTGAGGTAACCTCTGGTAACGTTATCCCCGCCGATATAAATTTCACCCGGTACACCTATCGGGACTGGTTGCTGATAGCTATCCAGTAAATAAACTTGCGTATTTGCCAGAGGACGACCAAGGGGAACTTTGTCAGAATTTAAACGAGAATTAACTGGAAAAGTGAGAACGCCAACAGTAGTTTCAGTGGGGCCATAATGGTTAATTATTTGGCATTCTGGCGCGTGTTTTTGTACAAAATTGATTAAATTCCAACTAGCAGCTTCACCGCCGATAATTAAGCATTTTTTGGGTAAAATTTGCTCTGGATGGGAATAAGTTAACAGTGCATTTAAATGGGAAGGAACGATTTTTAAACAGTCGATCGAATGACGACTACAATAATCAGCGAGTGCTTCTGAATTAGTAGCGCGTTCCTGGGAGATTATATGCAAACATCCTCCCGTACATAAAGCGGCGAAAATAGCTGTATTACCTAAGTCAGCAGCAAAAGTAGAAATGGTGGCAAAGCAGCTACCTTTTGGTAAATTAATTTGTTTGATAATGCCATTTATATAGTTAAGTAATTGTCGATGTTCGACAGCAACACCTTTCGGTTTTCCTGTAGAACCGGAAGTATAAATAACATATACCAAATTCTGAGGGGAAGAGATGGGAAAAGAAGAGGAGAAAAGATGGATATCGCTATCAATACAAACGACTGGTGTTTGATGTTGAGGAAGTTTATTGATTAGGTGTTTTTGAGTAATAAGAATAGACGCTTGGGAATCTTGTATTCTGAAGGTTAATGCTTCTGAAGGTAGAGTTGGATCGAGGGGTAAATATGCGCCGCCAGCTTTAAGAATACCCAAGATTCCGACGATTAGATCGATCGATCTCTCGACGCAAAGTGCAACGATATCTTCAGCTTTAACTCCCAAAGAGATTAGATGATTAGCGAGTTGATTAGCTTTTGTATCGAGTTCTTGATAAGTTAAAGATTGATTTTCAAACACAACAGCAATATTATTTGGTGTTTGCTGTGCTTGTGCTTCAAACCATTGATGAATTGATGAATAAGGTGGAAAATCAGCTTGAGTTTGGTTAAATTCAACTAATAACTGTTGGCGTTCGCTGGGACTGAGGATGTCGAGTTTTGCGATCGCAATTTCCGGGTTATTAATTGCACTAGCTAATAGTGTCTGAAACTGCGCCGCCAAGCGTTCGATATCTTCTCGATTAAATAAGTTCGCATCATAGTGCAATTCTGCTGTCAAACTACTATTTTGATATAAACAAACTAGTTTAAGTTTAAATCGATCGATGCAAGTATATTGTTTTTGGATAGATAGAGAAATACTTTCTGTTACATAGTGATGCGGTTGATTGAAAAAATCAAAACTAAATGGAAAGAAAGATATTGGTTGTCCCTTGTCCTGATATTGAAAAACTTCTTCCCAATTAAAAGATTCTTGCCATTGCTCAACTTCTTCTATAGTTTGTTCAATTTGCTGCCAAATTTCATTAAATTTAGCATTGGCATCAAGTTTTACATAAACAGGTAAATATTTGGCTAATAAACCAATTGTTGTTTCTAGTTCTTCATAATTTCTGCCATCGCATCTTACTGCGATCGCAACTTCCGAATGTCCCGTCAACCGCCAAAGTAGAATCTGCCAACAAGTCATTAATAGCGATCGAATTTTCGCATTATCTTGACCAACTAAAATATTTGTATTTAAATCAACAGCAATAAATTGCGGATTAAAACCTAAACTGTCTCTATGTTGTTCGTAAGGCAGTTTACCATCCAACAACTTAGAAAAATCTTGTTTGCGCCAATATTCTTTCGGAGTTTCCGCATCTTCTTCAAACAGTTCATTTTGCCATGCTGCTATATCTGCATATTGCAAAGGTGGATCGGAAAACTCTTTTCCTTGCAAACAATTAGTATAACTAATCCCTATTTCGCGCACCAAATTATGCAGCGATACCGCATCAGCGCAAATTGCTGGCATTGCCATCAATAAAAAGTCTTTTTTATTGTCAACTTTAACCAAAGAAATTGATAAAACAGAACCCTTTTCTAAATCAAATGATAATTCGTTTAAATATTGAGAAACATTTGTAGGTAAATCTCGCTCATCAATAGTAATGAAAGCGCGATCGCGAACGACTTGCAACGGAATAGTCATTCCTTTTAAAGTCTGGAAATTCGTCCGTAATATTTCATACTTTTCAACAACTTTTTGACAAGCTGTTTTCAAAATATCCCGATCGACTTCTCCCTCAATAACCACCATACCAGTCACCCGATACGGTTGGTTATGTTCAGCTTCCTGCAACAAACAAACTCGCTTTTGTTGTGGTGAAATTTGAAATCCCTCTATCGTTAAACTCTGCATTTTCCCTCTACAAGAATTAACTAAAAACTATCATCAATCTATGCAATAAACAAACAATACTAAATCTGCATCTGTGTTCATCTGTGTTTATCTGTGGATATCTGTGGTTGAAAAAAAGGTTCTGCCATCCCAACCAAAACCTTCCTACTACCTGAAAAAGGCTTTCTTCCATGAGCAACCAACATATTATCCAGCATCAAAATATCTCCTTTATGCCAAGGAAATATCACCGATTCTTGCTGATAAACTGCATTAATTTCCGCAATTACAGATGGTTCAATTTCCGAACCATCACCATAAAAAGCATTGCGGGGTAAATCT
Proteins encoded:
- a CDS encoding amino acid adenylation domain-containing protein, with the protein product MQSLTIEGFQISPQQKRVCLLQEAEHNQPYRVTGMVVIEGEVDRDILKTACQKVVEKYEILRTNFQTLKGMTIPLQVVRDRAFITIDERDLPTNVSQYLNELSFDLEKGSVLSISLVKVDNKKDFLLMAMPAICADAVSLHNLVREIGISYTNCLQGKEFSDPPLQYADIAAWQNELFEEDAETPKEYWRKQDFSKLLDGKLPYEQHRDSLGFNPQFIAVDLNTNILVGQDNAKIRSLLMTCWQILLWRLTGHSEVAIAVRCDGRNYEELETTIGLLAKYLPVYVKLDANAKFNEIWQQIEQTIEEVEQWQESFNWEEVFQYQDKGQPISFFPFSFDFFNQPHHYVTESISLSIQKQYTCIDRFKLKLVCLYQNSSLTAELHYDANLFNREDIERLAAQFQTLLASAINNPEIAIAKLDILSPSERQQLLVEFNQTQADFPPYSSIHQWFEAQAQQTPNNIAVVFENQSLTYQELDTKANQLANHLISLGVKAEDIVALCVERSIDLIVGILGILKAGGAYLPLDPTLPSEALTFRIQDSQASILITQKHLINKLPQHQTPVVCIDSDIHLFSSSFPISSPQNLVYVIYTSGSTGKPKGVAVEHRQLLNYINGIIKQINLPKGSCFATISTFAADLGNTAIFAALCTGGCLHIISQERATNSEALADYCSRHSIDCLKIVPSHLNALLTYSHPEQILPKKCLIIGGEAASWNLINFVQKHAPECQIINHYGPTETTVGVLTFPVNSRLNSDKVPLGRPLANTQVYLLDSYQQPVPIGVPGEIYIGGDNVTRGYLNQPELTAEKFIKDNFSMLNSKLYKTGDLARFRPDGILEFLGRVDDQIKLHGFRIELGEIEATIRQHSEVRETVVLLREDEPSVQRLVAYIVSQVENDREKTLSVDNLRDFVRQKLPEYMVPANFVFLKALPLTSNGKIDRKSLPIPERLQPELRGDFVPPQNEVESTIASIWQELLHVEKVGIYDNFFDIGGHSLLLIQLHSKLREAFNKPIAVSDLFKHPTINALAKYISQQEDAQISAVSQSSARANLRKELRQKQLRKKH